The following coding sequences lie in one Desulfobacterales bacterium genomic window:
- a CDS encoding AsmA-like C-terminal domain-containing protein, with product MKKRFRQLLVLGALLAVFLGLAPRFLHLTALRDGIVDRLGLELNCEVSCAEIRWTWLPFPHLSLADASLKNPRATLILPEVRLFPHWRILLGDTTRIGRIHLVDPKIILHAPVGPGPAGVDPLLPRVKITIENGEVIYDPLQPSACPLPRGALRLSQVKGTIATGPDLVRISLRAAAPFCKQMTIKGTFAPVSQDYGFELEADEFMVPEFSLGRDGNTVVKTAAPVDLQLRLEGSGLERFTASITGAGPSLAVRTGNKSIILHAGKMDLRVDKAGPDFSVTIRDLEIKEPALRLQGLVARSFSPAPTENGATAPDWRIDLSAHDLDLTGIRTKIMTLWPRNKIAATVCNVVRGGTAAQARFRFNGPATGLADLAALKIQVDVADAAIHVPGAGLDLRRAKGPITIVNGILAGQDLRTRLGNSYGWNGRLYLDLMHPQAWPFILDLDLDVDLSELPAVLGRVIDNNDFLTELARFSNVSGKAGGHLRLQDRLDDIEVEVTVATIQAARADYDRLPWPIVVDSGQLRIIPGRVSWDQVTGNIGAQTISRAAGRVNRDDSLTFSLTADRADLDSGPLFTELLARDLIPAPLTKVVSGLDGPLQLTNVAVSGPLQTPDAWQYRLELEADALHWLSPLFTGRAGLDHATAGISNHDIRIRQARVTLFDAPLAVAGELSHNHLADWRGSLRFNGLVNEKTLRWLKELKLLPAGLPLKPRSTLQDLTVTWDKEKTALQGSIIAGTGAARSPAAFIDLIAGDESLDIRQLKLTGPTEQGILSLSRGRNQQLGLAWTGSVSATTINALLFTNIVSGHLSGTFQGVVSPDSESTMLDGWATVKGLNWRWQDPAIPLMAVDSLRIFGDGPRAVLEKMDLRLEGEPATLQGTIMPRSESLAVDLSLQAGRLSGRAISRLKDLLAPQPMARSTYPLTGRLAFMVDSLLWPSPFPADGETGAGPSYDIAPARGTVRFQPGRELSMDITSAGLCGLGISGTYHSDPDRPQEYTVTTPAGGTARFQDTLPCLGIRQDVIEGDFTMQARLLRRQGRWQGKSVAIHSENGTILRMRLLSQIFKVVNITDLFVTTGQYSGKGLAYSQLDLEADIDNNELVIDRAVIRGQGLNLFGRGRLDLATLDSDLTILIAPLKTLDAILARVPLVGRIIGGKNATVVTIPVGVKGNIKEPKITLLPPEAIGDAVIEMVRDTLLLPFRILSPILPKDKDKPAEQQETPAR from the coding sequence GTGAAGAAACGATTCCGCCAACTCCTCGTCCTCGGAGCGCTGCTCGCTGTTTTCCTGGGGCTTGCCCCCCGGTTTCTGCACCTGACCGCGCTTCGGGACGGGATAGTCGACCGCCTGGGTCTGGAACTGAACTGTGAAGTATCCTGCGCCGAGATCCGCTGGACCTGGCTGCCGTTTCCCCATCTCTCCCTGGCCGACGCCTCTCTCAAGAATCCCCGGGCCACCCTGATTCTGCCCGAGGTACGGCTCTTTCCCCACTGGCGGATCCTGCTCGGCGACACCACCAGAATCGGCCGCATCCACCTGGTTGATCCGAAAATCATCCTGCATGCCCCGGTGGGCCCCGGACCGGCCGGGGTGGACCCTCTTCTCCCCCGGGTCAAGATCACCATTGAAAACGGTGAGGTCATCTATGATCCGTTGCAACCGTCAGCCTGTCCCCTTCCCCGGGGAGCCCTGCGGCTCTCCCAGGTCAAGGGAACAATTGCCACCGGCCCGGACCTGGTCCGGATCAGCCTGCGGGCCGCGGCACCCTTCTGCAAGCAGATGACGATCAAGGGTACCTTTGCCCCGGTTTCCCAGGATTACGGCTTTGAGCTGGAGGCCGATGAATTCATGGTCCCTGAATTCTCCCTCGGCCGGGATGGAAACACCGTAGTCAAGACAGCTGCTCCCGTTGATCTCCAGCTACGGCTAGAGGGGAGCGGGCTTGAGCGGTTTACGGCATCAATTACCGGTGCCGGTCCGTCCCTGGCGGTCAGAACCGGCAACAAATCGATCATCCTTCACGCGGGAAAGATGGATCTCCGGGTGGACAAGGCCGGACCGGATTTCTCGGTTACCATCCGCGACCTGGAGATCAAGGAGCCGGCCCTTCGTCTTCAGGGCCTGGTGGCCCGGAGTTTTTCGCCGGCCCCCACGGAAAATGGAGCAACAGCGCCGGACTGGCGGATCGATCTCTCTGCACATGATCTCGACCTGACCGGAATAAGAACAAAGATCATGACCCTGTGGCCAAGGAACAAGATCGCCGCCACGGTCTGCAATGTTGTCCGGGGCGGCACCGCTGCTCAGGCCCGCTTCCGGTTCAACGGGCCGGCAACCGGCCTGGCCGATCTGGCCGCCCTGAAAATCCAGGTCGATGTGGCCGACGCCGCCATCCATGTTCCAGGGGCAGGGCTTGATCTCCGCCGGGCCAAGGGTCCGATTACCATTGTCAACGGCATCCTGGCCGGCCAAGACCTCAGGACCCGGCTGGGCAACAGTTACGGCTGGAACGGGCGTCTTTATCTCGACCTGATGCATCCGCAAGCGTGGCCCTTTATCCTGGACCTGGACCTGGACGTTGATCTTTCGGAGTTGCCCGCTGTTCTGGGCCGGGTGATTGACAACAACGATTTTCTCACCGAACTGGCTCGATTCTCCAATGTGAGCGGCAAGGCCGGCGGCCATCTCCGGCTCCAGGACCGGCTCGACGATATCGAGGTGGAGGTGACCGTTGCCACCATCCAGGCGGCCAGGGCAGATTATGATCGGCTGCCCTGGCCGATTGTCGTGGACAGCGGCCAATTGCGGATAATCCCCGGCCGGGTGAGCTGGGACCAGGTGACCGGCAACATCGGCGCCCAGACAATATCCAGGGCCGCGGGCCGGGTCAACCGGGACGACTCCCTGACCTTCAGCCTGACAGCCGACCGGGCCGACCTTGACTCCGGGCCGCTGTTCACTGAACTGCTGGCCCGGGATCTGATACCCGCGCCACTGACAAAGGTTGTAAGCGGTCTGGACGGACCGCTGCAGTTGACGAATGTCGCGGTGAGCGGCCCCCTCCAGACCCCGGATGCCTGGCAGTACCGGCTCGAACTGGAGGCCGATGCCCTGCACTGGCTGAGCCCGCTCTTTACCGGCCGGGCCGGCCTGGACCATGCCACGGCCGGGATCAGCAACCATGATATCCGGATCCGGCAGGCCCGTGTCACCCTGTTTGATGCGCCCCTGGCCGTGGCCGGTGAACTCAGCCACAACCATTTGGCGGACTGGCGGGGCAGCCTGCGGTTCAACGGCCTGGTCAATGAAAAAACGCTCCGCTGGCTCAAGGAGCTTAAGCTGCTGCCCGCCGGCCTGCCCCTGAAGCCCCGGTCAACCCTGCAGGATCTGACCGTAACCTGGGACAAGGAGAAAACCGCGCTGCAGGGCAGTATCATTGCCGGAACCGGCGCTGCCCGAAGTCCGGCCGCATTCATCGACCTCATCGCCGGGGATGAATCCCTGGATATCCGCCAGCTGAAACTCACCGGCCCGACCGAGCAGGGCATCCTTTCCCTGTCCCGCGGCCGGAACCAGCAACTCGGGCTGGCCTGGACCGGCAGCGTCAGCGCAACAACCATCAATGCGCTGCTCTTTACCAATATTGTCTCCGGTCATCTCAGCGGCACCTTCCAGGGGGTTGTTTCCCCTGATTCCGAATCAACCATGCTCGACGGCTGGGCAACCGTCAAAGGGCTGAACTGGCGCTGGCAGGATCCGGCCATCCCGTTGATGGCGGTTGACTCTCTCCGGATTTTCGGCGACGGCCCAAGGGCGGTGCTGGAAAAAATGGATCTCCGGCTGGAGGGGGAGCCGGCCACGCTCCAGGGCACAATCATGCCGCGGAGCGAGAGCCTGGCGGTTGACCTTTCCCTCCAGGCCGGTCGCCTGTCCGGCCGCGCGATCAGCCGGCTTAAAGATCTCCTCGCCCCGCAACCAATGGCCCGGTCCACCTATCCGCTCACCGGCCGGCTGGCCTTTATGGTCGATTCACTCCTCTGGCCGTCGCCGTTTCCGGCTGATGGTGAAACAGGAGCCGGGCCATCCTATGATATTGCCCCGGCCAGGGGCACGGTCCGCTTCCAGCCCGGCCGGGAGTTGTCAATGGATATAACCTCGGCCGGGCTGTGCGGCCTTGGAATCTCCGGCACCTATCATTCGGATCCGGACCGGCCCCAGGAGTACACCGTAACCACCCCGGCAGGGGGCACGGCCCGCTTCCAGGATACCTTGCCCTGTCTGGGGATCAGGCAGGATGTGATTGAGGGGGACTTTACCATGCAGGCCCGGCTGCTTCGCCGCCAGGGCCGCTGGCAGGGAAAATCAGTTGCCATCCATTCCGAAAACGGGACCATCCTCCGGATGCGCCTTCTCTCGCAGATCTTCAAGGTAGTCAACATCACCGACCTGTTCGTTACCACGGGACAGTACTCCGGCAAGGGGCTGGCCTACTCGCAACTGGACCTGGAGGCTGACATTGATAACAACGAGTTGGTCATCGACCGGGCGGTGATCCGCGGCCAGGGGCTCAATCTGTTTGGCCGGGGCCGGCTGGACCTGGCCACCCTGGACTCCGACCTGACCATTCTGATCGCGCCGCTCAAAACCCTGGACGCCATTCTGGCCAGGGTCCCCCTGGTCGGACGGATCATCGGCGGCAAAAATGCCACCGTGGTCACCATTCCGGTGGGGGTCAAAGGAAACATAAAAGAGCCGAAGATTACCCTGCTGCCGCCGGAGGCCATCGGCGATGCGGTGATTGAGATGGTCAGGGATACCCTGCTCCTGCCGTTTCGAATCTTGAGCCCGATTCTGCCCAAGGATAAAGATAAACCGGCGGAGCAACAAGAAACCCCGGCCCGATAA